In a genomic window of Candidatus Angelobacter sp.:
- a CDS encoding beta-ketoacyl synthase N-terminal-like domain-containing protein: MTDAETIFVKGVGSVSPAGWGVLPLREALAKGCPLLTKELPRPGWTAPLRVRAVPPSLTRPGFMTHARIRRVSPITQFAVAAALEALGDDVGPVGDGSLRLGIVLCVMTGCVNYSRRFYDEALKDPATASPLVFPETVFNAPASHLAALLGTTAINYTLVGDPGTFLQGLALAADWLSNKRVDGCLVVGAEEIDWLTADAYRLFARGIVLSEGAGALYLRREDLRGFTVQLHSITSPHLFSRMQSRRRAAMRMRSEMPVGNSGHLLCDGLQALPSLDADEKEAWNGWPGASLSPKKYLGEGLAAASAWQCVAAIDALRQHRHPAATVSVVGCNEQAIGAHFVISNS; this comes from the coding sequence ATGACCGACGCGGAGACCATATTCGTCAAGGGGGTTGGCTCGGTATCGCCCGCCGGCTGGGGCGTGCTGCCCCTGCGCGAAGCGCTGGCGAAAGGCTGTCCACTCTTGACGAAGGAACTCCCGCGCCCCGGTTGGACGGCGCCGCTGCGCGTGCGGGCCGTGCCGCCGTCTTTGACACGCCCGGGCTTCATGACCCACGCCCGGATTCGCCGCGTAAGCCCGATCACCCAATTCGCCGTCGCCGCCGCTCTCGAGGCCTTGGGTGACGACGTCGGACCGGTGGGTGACGGCTCGTTGCGCCTTGGAATTGTCCTCTGTGTAATGACCGGCTGCGTGAATTATTCCCGCCGGTTCTATGACGAGGCGTTGAAAGATCCGGCGACCGCGAGTCCACTGGTTTTTCCGGAGACGGTGTTCAACGCCCCCGCAAGCCACCTCGCCGCGCTGCTGGGCACGACCGCCATCAATTATACGCTGGTCGGGGATCCGGGAACCTTTTTGCAGGGACTCGCCCTCGCCGCCGATTGGCTGTCGAATAAACGGGTTGACGGCTGTCTCGTTGTTGGTGCCGAGGAGATCGATTGGCTTACCGCCGACGCCTATCGTTTATTCGCGCGCGGCATCGTGCTCAGTGAGGGCGCGGGCGCGTTGTATTTGCGGCGAGAAGACTTGCGCGGCTTCACGGTGCAGCTTCATTCCATCACGAGCCCGCATTTGTTTTCTCGAATGCAAAGTCGACGACGGGCCGCGATGCGAATGCGCTCAGAGATGCCCGTCGGAAATTCCGGGCACCTGCTTTGCGACGGACTCCAAGCGTTACCAAGCCTGGACGCCGACGAAAAGGAAGCCTGGAACGGCTGGCCCGGTGCATCCTTGTCGCCAAAAAAATATCTCGGTGAGGGATTGGCGGCTGCATCCGCGTGGCAATGCGTGGCGGCCATTGATGCGCTGCGCCAACACCGTCATCCCGCGGCCACCGTGAGCGTGGTCGGGTGCAATGAACAGGCCATCGGCGCCCATTTTGTGATTTCAAATTCCTGA
- a CDS encoding beta-ketoacyl-[acyl-carrier-protein] synthase family protein — translation MQSNNQTVVLFSSKKRFTPRARVVVTGTGIVTSLGAGWKTNAEGFRLGRVGIRAVTLFDVSRQRVKVGGEATLPPALPETLLSAKQAWRLDRAAKLLLLAAHEAWHQSGWRSSDNLPVVLATTSGGMSFGQDFYRHAIGTPDAHRGQPARVVHYQAQRQALNLCDAFGFSGPITIIANACASGANAIGHAWELIRGGHAERVLAGGYDALSHLVFAGFDSLQALSPTRCRPFDERRDGLAIGEGAAVLTLETLEHAQRRGAAILGEIAGYGAATDVHHLTQPHPRGDAAFTTMTAACQSAGVTPEQIGYINAHGTGTPLNDSAEAGAINRWGSKHEPKIPVSSTKSGIGHLLGAAGAVEVAVCLMALRGQWVPPTSTLESPDPICAFPIVKRPTDAKLEYALTNSFGFGGANATIILRRWL, via the coding sequence GTGCAATCAAATAATCAAACCGTCGTGCTGTTCTCGTCAAAAAAACGTTTCACCCCTCGGGCGCGTGTCGTCGTCACGGGTACCGGAATCGTCACTTCCCTCGGCGCCGGTTGGAAAACCAATGCCGAAGGTTTTCGCCTCGGTCGAGTCGGCATTCGCGCAGTCACTCTTTTCGACGTCTCACGTCAGCGCGTGAAGGTCGGCGGAGAAGCGACATTACCCCCTGCCCTGCCCGAGACTCTTTTGTCTGCGAAGCAGGCCTGGCGGCTTGATCGCGCCGCAAAACTGTTGCTGCTTGCCGCGCACGAGGCGTGGCATCAATCCGGATGGCGGTCTTCGGATAATTTGCCTGTGGTGCTCGCGACGACGAGCGGCGGAATGAGCTTTGGCCAGGATTTTTATCGCCACGCCATTGGCACGCCCGACGCCCACCGCGGCCAGCCCGCTCGTGTGGTCCATTACCAGGCGCAACGGCAGGCGCTGAATCTTTGCGACGCATTCGGCTTCAGCGGCCCCATCACCATCATCGCCAACGCCTGCGCTTCCGGCGCGAATGCCATCGGCCACGCGTGGGAGTTGATCCGGGGCGGCCACGCGGAGCGCGTTCTTGCCGGCGGTTACGATGCGCTCAGTCATCTCGTCTTTGCCGGATTCGATTCCTTGCAGGCGTTGTCGCCCACGCGCTGCCGTCCGTTTGACGAACGCCGCGACGGGCTGGCCATTGGCGAAGGCGCGGCGGTACTCACACTGGAAACACTCGAACACGCGCAGCGCCGCGGTGCCGCGATTCTCGGCGAAATTGCCGGCTATGGCGCAGCCACGGACGTGCATCACCTGACCCAGCCGCATCCGCGCGGCGACGCCGCATTCACAACCATGACCGCTGCCTGCCAGAGCGCCGGCGTGACGCCAGAGCAAATCGGCTACATCAACGCCCACGGCACCGGCACGCCGTTGAATGATTCTGCCGAGGCTGGCGCGATCAATCGCTGGGGCTCAAAACACGAGCCAAAAATTCCGGTCAGTTCGACGAAGTCCGGCATCGGACATTTGCTCGGGGCGGCCGGCGCGGTTGAGGTGGCAGTCTGCCTGATGGCGCTCCGTGGCCAATGGGTGCCACCAACTTCCACGCTCGAATCGCCGGATCCCATCTGCGCGTTCCCGATCGTAAAAAGGCCAACCGACGCAAAATTGGAATATGCACTGACTAATTCCTTCGGATTCGGCGGCGCAAACGCGACCATTATTTTGCGGAGGTGGCTGTGA